The DNA region GTGATCTGGAAGTGTGtgcatggaggaggggaggggaagggaggggaggggaggggggaatttacAGCAGGTTTTTCTAGTCATCACAGGTTGAATTCTCTGTTagcataattccactgaagtcaatggtgttacATCCACAGAAAAAATGTGTTAGTCATTTTCTTCCTATTCTAACCAATGCTATATATACCAAATAGAGCCTTTAGCATGAgaaatctgaatttgtctggcattGGACCTCATCTAAATGGGATACTGAAGAAcactatataaatacataataattaaaggttacacaggaaggatagacagggggaaaagggaggaggtgttgccttatatattaaaaatgtacacacttggactgaggtggagatggacataggagacggaagggtggagagtctctgggttaggctaaaaggggtaaaaaacacaggtgatgtcgtgctgggagtctactacaggccacctaatcaggcggaagaggtggatgaggcttttttcaaacaactaacaaaatcatccaaagcccaagatttggtggtgatgggggacttcaactatccagatatatgttgggaaaataacaccgcggggcacagactatccaataagttcctggactgcattgcagacaactttttatttcagaaagttgaaaaagctactaggggggaagctgttctagacttgattttaaccaatagggaggaacttgttgagaatttgaaagtagaaggaagcttgggtgaaagtgatcatgaaatcatagaatttgcaattctaaggaaaggtagaagggagtacagcagaatagagacaatggatttcaggaaggcggattttggtaagctcagagagctgataggcaaggtctcatgggaattaagactgagggggaaaacaactgaggaaagttggcagtttttcaaagggacgctattaagggcccaaaagcaagttattccgatggttaggaaagatagaaaatgtggcaaaaaaccaccttggcttacccttgagatcttgcgtgacctacaaaataaaaaggcgtcatataaaaaatggaaactaggtcagatcacaaaggatgaatataggcaaataacacaggaatgcagaggcaagattagaaaagcaaaggcacaaaatgaactcaaactagctatgggaataaagggaaacaagaagactttttatcaatacattagaagcaagaggaagactaaggacagctcaatgaggagggggtaacagtaacgggagacttggaaatggcagagatgcttaatgacttctttgtttcggtcttcactgagaagtctgaaggaatgtctaatatagtgaatgcttacaagaagagggtaggtttagaagagaaaataaggaaagagcaagtaaaaaatcacttagaaaagttagatgcctgcaagtcaccagggcctgatggaatgcatcctagaatactcaaggagttaatggaagaagtatctgagcctctagctattatctttgggaaatcatgggagacgggggagattccagaagactggaagggggcaaatatagttcccatctataaaaagggaaataaaaacaacccaggaaactacagaccagttagtttaacttctgtgccagggaagataatggagcaggtaatcaaagaaatcatctgcaaacacttggaaggtggtaaggtgatagggaatagccagcatggatttgtaaagaacaaatcgtgtcaaactaatctgataacgttctttgacaggataacgagccttgtggataagggagaagcagtggatgtgatatacctagactttagtaaggcatttgatacagtttcgcatggtattcttatagataagctaggaaagtacaatttagatggggctactataaggtgggtgcataactggctggataaccgtactcagagagtagttgttaatggctcccaatcctgctggaaaggtataacaagtggggttccgcaggggtctgttttgggaccggttctgttcaatatcttcatcaacaatttagatgttggcatagaaagtacgcttattaagtttgcggacgataccaaactgggagggattgcaactgctctggaggacagggtcaaaattcaaaatgatctggacaaattggagaaatggtctgagataaacaggatgaagttcaataaagataaatgcaaagtgctccacttaggaaggaacaatcagtttcacacatacagaatgggaagagactgtctgggaaggagtatggcagaaagagatctaggggtcatagtggaccacaagcttaatatgagtgaacagtgtgatactgttgcaaaaaaagcaaacatgattctgggatgcattaacaggtgtgttgtaaacaagacacgagaagtcattcttccgctttactctgcgctggttaggcctcaactggagtattgtgtccagttctgggcaccgcatttcaagaaagatgtggagaaattggagagggtccagagaagagcaacaagaatgattaaaggtcttgagaacatggcctatgaaggaaggctgaaggaattgggtttgtttagtttggaaaagagaagactgagagggaacatgatagcagttttcaggtatctaaaagggtgtcatcaggaggagggagaaaacttgttcaccttagcctccaatgacagaacaagaagcaatgggcttaaactgcagcaagggagatttaggttggacattaggaaaaagttcctaactgtcagggtagttaaacactggaatagattgcctagggaagttgtggaatctccatcgctggagatatttaagagtaggttagataaatgtctatcagggatggtctagacagtatttggtcctgccatgagggcaggggactggactcgatgacctctcgaggtcccttccagtcctagagtctatgagtctatgaggtgtcATAGGGTTCACTATTCACCACTGTGTTGTTTCCTTGGAGTCCACATTAGTTCATGACATTCTGACACCTTCAGTTCATGACATTCTGACACCTTCAGTTTTTTAGCCCTTGGtgtgtatgtctctctctctggagtcAGATTACTCTCTTTTCATAGCTCGTGCCTCTGGCCAGATTGCTGTAGTCCTCCCCTCCTTGAAGATCAAACTCCTACTGGACAAAAACTGTCTCAGGCAGCCTTCTGCTTCACTGCCCACCTGTGTCACTTCCCCAGTAGCTAGCAGGGGAACCTGGGCCAAATCACTACTCCAGCTTCTAGCCCAGGGGCCCTATGCCCAGCAACCATGGTCTGTTTAAGCTCAGACCTAGTTGCTGTTTCCCTAGGCTATTTCCTACCTTATCTTTCTATCTTCTGGCCTCTCTCTGGGCTACCTTTGGAACTTCCTCTGCTCCTGTGGTTATTTCACCTCCTCTTGGGTTCTTGGCAAAGGCTGTATTCCAAGGCAGGAACCCAGGCTTAGACCACAACACCAGTAGTCTGttgccaacattttttttctctctctcatgatTACAAAGTTCTTTGCTACAGCCTTTTCCTATTAACTGCCTCTCTTTATGCCAAGCAAACTACCTCCCCTCTCTGGGCTTCATCAACCATTTGGCCTTATCAGCCCTGACTCTCCTGCAGGTGCAGCCTGGTTAATTGGCCCTTTTTACCTAGTAAGGCCTTGTGAGGGATAGACACCCCATCAGAACAAATCATTTACAGATTTAAAGTAAAATGATAAATTATTTTGGATTTAGGGGAGGAAAAAGATGCAACAAATAGATGAGCTCAGGGACATGTCTTAGAGTAGTCATTTTAATTCTTGGGTTAGTTTGTCACACTGAAAGTGACCTTATagtcacaggcactgactttaatttttcccagtgggtgctccacctctgctctgccctgaggccctgccttcacccaaccccttcccccaaggccctcccctcactccgcctcttcctgcccccgctcTGCTCCCTCCCACAAGTGCCTCCAGCCAgtcaccaaacagctgatcagtggggccaccaaacagctgtggctggtggatgctgagcacccttttttttttctgtgggtacttcagccccggagcacccatggagtatTATCTTTGCACTATGTTTATAGTGCAAAGATAATAAAGCAGCAGTCCTGCTCATAACATTAAGCCAGATGGAAGAATTCCACAGACCTTGGACAGAGTAGACAAATTTTTCATGGTCATCAAGGAGGCCTTGTTTTGTGCTAATACATGCTGTAAACAATTGACTGAAGAGCCTTCACTGGCCAAGTTACATGCCTTGTAAAGTCAGAGCCCCCATATAGATCAATGGTTGGGTTTAACATGGTTCTTCCATTGGTTAACCTACCACAGAGTCATTGATGTATGGACCCCTGTGCACAAAAGTCAgcatgaaaaaaatataattaagtttATTACAAGTACTGTCAAAAGCTCATTCACTCCTTGATTGTTCCTGACAGTATTTGGTATTATCATACAGTTATTACTTGACTATCATAAACTCTATCTTCTTTtttctattgtatttttaaaaatcagggtaAAGACAAGCAGGGATGAATGCATAAGCTAACATAcagagcagcgtttctcaaactgggggtcctgacccaaaagagggggggggggtcacaagacTATTGTATGGGACAGGGGATTGCAAAAATGGCAACTGCTGACCAGGCACCCAGTTCTgaaagcagtgctgccaccaccagcagtgcagaagtaagggtggcatggtatggagGGGGGCCGTCATAGCCTGAAAAAGGGAGTCCCAGCAAAAAACGTTTGAGAATCATTGGTATAGAGCTGCATGTACAGACAGGTTCAAgttattttataaaaacaacGACAAGTCCTtttggcatcttagagactaacataattattttagtctctaaggtgcctcaaggactcctcattgtttttgctgatacagagtaaCATGGCTAACCCTCTGAAGTTATTTTATGGTTTAtatgtaggcttggcagaatttgattttgttGTATAACTTCAACAGATACCAATGTTTCTTCataaacattttttcagtttttaaccaTTAAAATTTttgcagttgtgcaaaattatgagatttaagcattttttcaactttgattttaattttcataGTTGCAGGAAATTACGGTGGTATCGGACAAGGTGGGATCAGACAATATTAATTTATGACAATAGATACTGAgattaaaaagttaaaaagttttataataattaaaacacaaatCAAAATATACCAAGTAAACAATCTTAAATCCAActctaataaattctcaagcatcatttttcttactttgcctgtctgaAATTTTAATTattgatggaaacattttttcttcaggttgtgtgtgtgtggtgaaataGATgtttactaataaaaataaaatccttccaAGCATGTTATGTTCAGTTTAACAGTGACCTGCAGAACTAATGACCATATTTCCTCAAACCTATATGAATATTATGATTTTCTTttatctctctttctttctttcttcttaaaAATTCTCTCTTATAACTTCGCAGCTCCAAACAGATCACGGAGCAAAGACGCATAGTCTCATCACACAAAGGCATTTTCAGGATTTTattacactgaatttcatctcaaCCACCTTCCTCCTTAACATATATTTTGTACTTCGGATAAAAAAATGATTATTATTTTGGCACCCTTCTTTTGTGATTAAAGATTGAAACTATAGGCTAATGGCAAATCAAAACCATAGACAAGTTAGCTGTCATTAATATTACTGAATTATTTTGAGGCACTGACTCACGTAATGAAAAATTATGTAAAGAGAAATGTAGAGATGAGTGGGAAAATGCTAGGGATGGAGGAAGGAAGTCTATGTCTCGTTGTACTGTGCCAAATCCTGTAGACCTTACTCACATTTTACTCCAGCAAACTTATTAAATGCAAAGTTGATGTGTTATTGTGGGCCAGGATCGTATGTAATCTCTCTAGGAGGAAAATATGATGTGAAGCTCGGGAGTTCAAAGAACTATATTATGcaagacaagaatggacttttgggacaataAGCGTGAAGTGAATTTCCAGGATCTTTGGAAATGGTACATTGATTAAGACATGTTGTGCAGCTGCTGAGTAGGGAACATCATGATGAATTAACACTATCATCATTCAGTATCCGTAGCTGGCTAAACACACCAGGCAGGCTTAATGACCTGTTTAACAAAAGGAATTGCTTAGTGCTCTCTAGTGGTTTCTTTAAACCGTTAATTCAGAGCATTCTCCATGAGGAAAGCCATATATTTGCTGGCTATGGGGGTTGACTATTTAAGTGCTAGGTCTGAATTAAGATTATGGTGCACATTCTGATCTTTCCATTTACCATCATGTGGAAAAGAGTGCAGCCCTCCAAAGAAGTGTGTTCTTTTCTGGATCACTGGTCCATCTTTATCTCTGGAGGCTGAGCTTCGTTGGAGAACAGCTGGCAGCGGGGCTGCTATAGTTGTGGGGGACCAAGATCCACAGGAGCAAAAGCCTTGTCTCAAGATTCTCACCCTACCCAGGCTCTTCCTCCAAGGCTTCCTGCAGCCGATGTCTTGCCAGAAGCTTGGCAAATGCCATCCAGCTGCCCACATCCTTTTGGTGGCTATTCAAGACATAGAGGTAGAGCAACAGCTGTTTCAGGACAGCAGTAATTTGTTATcatatttgcattgtaaatatTCTAAGAGAGGAAAATGCGCTGCTCCTTTGCTCCTGCCATTAGTGCCTACCAGCCACATAAAGGAGGGAGGTGGCGCTGCAGTGAAGGATTTTTCTATCTTGTAGCTGCCTTTCTGCCCTTATCCTGTTATATATTCTCCTGCACACTGGGCAGCAAAGAATACATCCCTGTATAAAGTCATCCAGAGCAAGGAGCGCAGACATCCTGTTTTAAACAGAAGATTCTGAGTACTATGGGATAATCTGATGTAGGGaatccctcaatctctccttttgaagctgtttcactgtgaAGAAATAATCAGTAAAGTTACTGGTGCAGGGGGACTGGTtcctgggtcttccacctcccaggGCACTGCGCTAACtaccaggctacagagtcattctcataattgctttctctctctatGGCCCAAAGATTCTGTAGCCATAAAAATGTGTTTCGGGGCGATCTGTCTGAGGAACCAGAGCAAGCCTTTACAGGAGACTTAAGACTTTACTTCCTCTGTTGACAATAACAAAAACAGCAACAATGTTCATGCTCTTGAGACAGTTTTATGAAGCTTAGTGAAAAATCACATCTGACTACTTGACTGCATCCTCCACAAACTGTTTCATACAAGTATAAGAGCATTTTGCTATACAAATGATCAGGAAAGCAAGAGTCTAACAAAGAAAAAGTCCTTTCAGGTAAGCATGGGGGCACTTAAAGAGCAGACAAGCAGACTCCTAAAAGAATAAAATGTGCACCCTTGACTTATATAAAATAATAGGAAGCTCTTGCTCTTTAACTGTGTATTCCAGCAAAAGAGGATAACAATACATAAGACATAACAGCCCATAAAACATACATACTGACACAGCCACTATATACAAAACAGTctttctgctccttcctcccctctcctctcataGGAATGGTGTTAAATGCTCCCTTTCCCCTGTCCTGTACCCCAAAACTCCTCAGTTCCTAAGAGGGCAGCGGGACAGCTCTGCCTCCTTCTTGCACTAACCCTGATTGGTTGCTCTACCCCAGAAGGAAGGGAAGTGGGGCAGGCTTTCcctcaatcagagctgaaattGACCTGACTGCTGGGACTTCTTACATCCTAGTGAGATTTGGTACCTGCTGGAGCCAATCATGTTACTTATAATGAAACCATGAGAGCCAGCGGCAGTCTTTACTGAAGATAGCTTCATTGTCATCTACAAGAAGTGAAAGGGACTGGGCGGCCTCTGGCTTCAATTCCATTGCTAGAAGCAGGCCTTGGTGGCCATTTTAGATCAAGGCAAAACTTCATCAAATAGAAGGCAGAGCTTAGAAAATCATGAGACTTattcaaaaggaaaaagaaaaaaaccccacccacCAAATATAGTGGCATATGTGATAAAATTGTGATTGCTGGCTACAGTGTCTTCTCATCCCCACCCCTTACTTCCAATTGTCTGGAGGATCTTGATAACTATTAAGTTACATGGTTGTGTTGGCTAACATTATTCAACCTCCCCTCCTGTGAGGCTTTTTCAAGCCACGTGAATTCCTTAGAAAATACATGCTGATTCATCAGATATTACGATCGGGGTTTTGTAACAATGATACTTAACCCTACAGCCATTTCAGATATCCAGATGCAATGCTAAATCTtcagtttttctttcaaaaatatttcaatattacTGTTGTTAAAATTATATTTCACCAGTAACCCTCCCCTCCTCAACTATTAATACAGCTGGCTCAAGGAGCCCAGGAGAGCATCATGAAGCCACTTTATTTCCAGTAATAAAATCGGCAAAAATCCAGTAATAAAATCAAAAGTGATAGGGGAAATACACCAATAAATCTAACAATTAGAGCCACTCAGTCCTAAGAGGGATCTTAACATGGCAGTTGGTGAGCTGCGCTGCTAAGGCACACATACATCAGAGGGACAAAGTCTCACACTGGGGTGAGCTTCAAAAGGTGTGACACTGTATAAAAGAGAGGTGACCATGTTTACGATGATGTATCACCACTGATATATTATCAATGTTGCACAATTgtgataaatcttgtacaaagtatgtcatgttaTGGTATCACTGGAAAAGCTGTAGTCTGCTAAAgcatgattatcctgtttatatgcatgtatcatcattgtatatgaagttatgaaactCTGAGTTTGTTTCTCAAACCTGTTGTGTTTCTGGGTAACATCCCCCAAGACCAGGGTTTAAATTCAACCTTAGCTGTCTGCAGCCGAGTGcaggtaaattttaaaaaacctgcCCGAGCCCCAGTGCACCCCATGGGGCTCAATCCCTGAGCCTCCATGCCCCCCCCCGCAGGGTTAAAGCTGCAAGCCATGGCGCCTGTCCCCAAGCTAAATTCCTGAGCCCCAGTGCCTCCCCCAAGGGCTAAAgccccaacccccctccaccccacagctGAAGCCAGGAGTGCTGAAGGGATGTGGAAGTGGCAGGGGAGAGCTCCTGGACATAATCTCTGAGAATTTAAACCCTGCACAAAACAGATTGGCTAGCCAatctgcttgatggcccattaagcaCAATCAGCAGTTCCGGGGAcccctcctgaggtctcttcaggCAGCAACTAGGCAATGAATGTCTCAACTCAGCAAGGCACATGTGACCCAGGACTCCATGTTTGCACCAGTAACTTTCCAGGCACCTGGACTATGGGTATCAATTGCAGACTGTGCCATAATTCTCAGACTTCATTCTTGCTCCACATCTCTGGACTATGATTTCTAGCAAAGGGAAGCTTTGAATAAAAGGATTGATGACACCCCCACTCTTTTGTGTGATCCAGAGAGATTTATTGCAAGCTAGCAGAATTACCATCACTGCTAATATCCTGACCTACAGACTCTGAAATCAGTTGTAATGTGTAGGATTCCTTGAACCAATTaataactctcttctttttttattaaacaatGTTTAGTTTAAGCTACAGCACAGTATTTGGTAAAATCTGAACTATAGCTGGACCTGGGATGTGTGGCTGGTTCTCTGAAACTGGAAAAACCTTACATGTGATGCTTTTCGTTTTAATAACCTTACGTCACAAAGATCCAGTTATCTGGGTGGTGATTAGGGCTGCAATGCCTATTGGTGACTGTTTTGGCTCTCTGTTAGCTAATGATGCAGTAGgtcacttttgttactggcttggtttATTCTAttgtgattctatgatcatgaGCACCAGTGACACGTACAAAACCCTAAGGAAATTAGCATTAGGCACAACTGACTACTAAGGCTGTTGCCCAATGGGGTGGAGCAAATGTGAGGAAAATCTAGCAGAAGGGGCCATTGTTGGTCATGTAAAATCAGCCACAAAACTGCAAGCCTCAAACATCATTTACACATGACAGATACTGTATAGGAAACACTCAGAACAACAGCCACACACAACCcatagcccagcccagccaccaaCTGCCTCTCGGAACCTCCTTCTATTttacagcagggagggagcagaaccAGGAGCCATTTTGAGCTGTTGTCCACAAGGAGCATGAGGTGTCAACCTCCAGCTTAAGTTGGTAGGAGGGGATATTCTGATAACATCGCAACAAATGCCTCACTCCTGGCCAATCTCACTAGCTGAACTCTGGCTGTGGCTGTGTTTTGCAGTGGGAAGAATTACCTCCTGGTCATGCATTAGTGAGAGGCTAGTGTACTCACTTCGGTCCTTCAGTGCCCGCGACAAGGTGTCAGGCACTGTCCTGAGTTTCACCAGCACTGAACCTTCCCTTCTACAGTACCCGTGTAATGATGGTGACCCTTGGGGACGCCCTAGTCCAGCCCTGTACCTGGGACAGAAGGTTTTCCTCAGCACAGATGGATTTGAAACCAGCCTCCTGCCACTGACCATCCCTTCTGAGCTAGAGATCCCAAATGCCTCAGTCAGTGCTGCAGCCTTTGTGAAGAAGGATCAGTTAGTAATGGTGATAAATGGACGGGTCTATCTCTACAtcttcagagctggggaggaggaatgGCTCCCAGTACAGGGGATCAATTTCTTGGTCACCAAGCTCTCAAACACCCACTGCTGCTACCCAGGGCAGGATCCAGCCTGCCAGGCCATCAGTATGACTATTTTTGCTTATGAGACTGGGCATTCAGTCTCCAAAAGCCATATCTTCCGGTCAGAGGATGGAGGCCACACATTCACTGCTCTGAAGCTGAGCCCAGAACTGCAAGGGGTGCTGCTTGGTGTCTACAATTTtgtttccctttcccagactggGTTGCTCATCAATCATACCcacagtggtggggaggggaaaggagaaggagCCTATTTCTCATACACTGGGAGCAACATGAGCCACATGTACAGTCACAGCTCCATGGGCTTCAACCTAAAGTCCACAGGGGGTCATGATGTCCAGGGTATCCAACACCCTTACCTGTGGGGCTTCACTATCCTCTGGACCAAAGATACTCTGCTGATCTCCTCCAGTAATGGCTTGCTTGTGGAGCCAGTGATTGTGCAGACAAGGGAGTTTTCCAGaacctcccttcctttccctggCGGCGGCCTCTGTCACGTGGCCATCAGCAACACTGAGATTGCAGCCCTGACCCAGGACCATCAGATCTTCCATGGCAGCCTAGACATGGTCTCCACAATTATGGTGCAGCTTGAAGAGGGCAACAGCAGCCAGAAAGGCCTGTGCAATGCTGCGCTGATGTTCGACAAAGTAGGGATGCTAACCGTGTTGAGCCCTATACCTACCAATAGTTCCTGGGCCTATAACTTCCAGAAATGCACCTTGAACGTGCAGTTGCTGATCATGGAGTTTTGGCCACCTCTGCAAGACTGCCCAGTTGAGATCCTCAAGGGCCATTTCCACAACAAGATCCATTATATCGACATGCACCAGAAGCTGAACTTTAGTGCCACGTTTGTGCCAAAGCCAGGCACTGGGGCTTTTCCAGTGGTGACTGTGAGCAACCCCCATGTGCTAGGGTTCTGGGCACAGATAACAGAGGATGGGTACACATATGACGGGAACACCAAGTACAGCTTGTACATGCAGCTACTGCAGCAGTACTTCTCTGGCATGGCAGATCCTCATTTCAGTGACACCTTCCCCTCTGGCGGGATGTCTATCCTTACTGTGGACATCCCCAACAAAGGACCCAGCTGCATTGATATGCAGCCTTTGTCTGCACTTATCAATGTAGGTTGCCCACCTACTAAACacattaaagtttttaaaaacacaacagcATGCAGCAAAGGCCTGTTTAATCAAGGCATGCTGCAAGATAACTTCACTTATACTATCAGCCACAATTTATATGACCCACATTTTCTTGCCACACCACAGTTAGGTCAAAGTGATCTTGAAGTTCTATACAAGTATAATAAATTGGGGTGTCC from Gopherus evgoodei ecotype Sinaloan lineage chromosome 2, rGopEvg1_v1.p, whole genome shotgun sequence includes:
- the CATSPERD gene encoding cation channel sperm-associated protein subunit delta, translating into MSCQKLGKCHPAAHILLVAIQDIELKLVGGDILITSQQMPHSWPISLAELWLWLCFAVGRITSWSCISERLVYSLRSFSARDKVSGTVLSFTSTEPSLLQYPCNDGDPWGRPSPALYLGQKVFLSTDGFETSLLPLTIPSELEIPNASVSAAAFVKKDQLVMVINGRVYLYIFRAGEEEWLPVQGINFLVTKLSNTHCCYPGQDPACQAISMTIFAYETGHSVSKSHIFRSEDGGHTFTALKLSPELQGVLLGVYNFVSLSQTGLLINHTHSGGEGKGEGAYFSYTGSNMSHMYSHSSMGFNLKSTGGHDVQGIQHPYLWGFTILWTKDTLLISSSNGLLVEPVIVQTREFSRTSLPFPGGGLCHVAISNTEIAALTQDHQIFHGSLDMVSTIMVQLEEGNSSQKGLCNAALMFDKVGMLTVLSPIPTNSSWAYNFQKCTLNVQLLIMEFWPPLQDCPVEILKGHFHNKIHYIDMHQKLNFSATFVPKPGTGAFPVVTVSNPHVLGFWAQITEDGYTYDGNTKYSLYMQLLQQYFSGMADPHFSDTFPSGGMSILTVDIPNKGPSCIDMQPLSALINVGCPPTKHIKVFKNTTACSKGLFNQGMLQDNFTYTISHNLYDPHFLATPQLGQSDLEVLYKYNKLGCPLLLYYDTPWLPILELWENDAFVEHVSADFVVFEVNGMYNYDYLLTAAEANCISQPQNWTALIQKQDSPNPHTAWSRMNYESCKNHDGPKLVSPSAKYQILGQNEKNKIIFSHYNGFYIFEAIVVDKLYSYCELSATVSVYVTGALPKSYIHAWITLTAFLTVILIAVLMGYLLHKLSLMKKSPKVKVF